From a region of the Pontixanthobacter gangjinensis genome:
- a CDS encoding LPS-assembly protein LptD produces MLRRSESITHSRIAHRILIRNAQAHPPVLASALVALALCVGNADPSAAQDVAEAAGDASLNIADQAIVEQEPRQIDFEANTIAFDSENDIVTANGRVILRSDDRSVLAETVIWNRRTGQIVATGDVRFVDEEGNQLYTDRIELTDEFDAGAMDNLLLALREGGRLAAREGARAADGSITLSDASYSACAVIDPDNCNKDPSWRIIADRVSYDPAEKRIRFRGAFLELFGQRLLPLPGLAVRTDGSAVSGITVPDFRISESNGVEVRAGYYWRLADNKDLAVNGYVFSDAPPMVSGQWRHLTDKGAYQITGYATNSRRISRFSGVPTSEKDARGYIFANGRFQFSPEWSLTGSVRAASDRTFLRRYDISRDDRLRSTVNLERISNTSYLSIAGWATQTLRLNQPQGQVPLVLPVIDYRKRISDPTGLGGTLELQANTLALFRDQGQDTQRAFAGARWDMKRLTNLGQVITLTGMVRGDVYYSDENAFTNTAIYRGQSGWQGRGIAVAALDMEWPFVGEAFGGTQVFTPRVQFVASPPIRNLAVPNEDARAIDLEDSNLFALNRFPGYDRVEDGARITYGFDWELQRPGWRVKTTLGQSYRLDTDNNILVDGTGLSGRVSDVVGRTEVRFRDFVKLTHRYRLDKDNLAIRRNEFDATVGTRQTYAEIGYLRLNRDIAAGIEDLQDREELRIATRVAFAKYWSVFGSGVFNLTDRNEDPTLNSDGFEPVRTRLGLAYSDDCLELGLTWRRDYVTSGDAQRGDTFQLYFALRNLGFR; encoded by the coding sequence ATGCTACGCCGCTCGGAATCGATAACCCATTCAAGAATTGCGCACCGGATACTTATCCGAAACGCGCAAGCGCATCCGCCAGTTTTGGCGTCTGCGCTCGTTGCGCTTGCGCTGTGCGTGGGTAATGCAGATCCATCTGCCGCGCAGGATGTGGCTGAGGCAGCAGGAGATGCATCTCTGAATATCGCTGATCAAGCGATAGTAGAGCAAGAGCCTCGCCAGATCGACTTCGAAGCAAATACGATCGCGTTTGATTCGGAAAACGACATCGTCACCGCCAATGGCCGGGTCATCCTGCGCAGCGACGATCGCTCGGTGCTGGCAGAAACTGTCATCTGGAACCGCAGGACCGGACAAATTGTTGCAACCGGCGATGTTCGTTTCGTAGATGAAGAGGGCAACCAGCTTTATACAGACAGAATTGAACTCACCGACGAGTTCGATGCTGGGGCGATGGATAATTTACTGCTAGCTTTACGCGAAGGTGGCCGGCTGGCAGCCCGCGAGGGAGCCCGGGCAGCTGATGGCAGCATCACTTTGTCAGATGCGTCTTACAGCGCCTGTGCGGTGATTGATCCGGACAATTGCAATAAAGACCCCAGTTGGCGAATAATTGCTGACCGTGTCTCATATGATCCGGCGGAGAAACGGATCCGTTTTCGCGGTGCCTTTCTGGAACTTTTTGGCCAGCGACTATTACCCCTTCCCGGCCTCGCCGTTCGCACTGATGGCAGCGCGGTTTCCGGCATAACTGTTCCTGACTTTCGTATCTCTGAATCGAATGGCGTTGAGGTCCGCGCCGGCTATTATTGGCGGCTAGCCGATAATAAGGATTTAGCGGTAAACGGATATGTCTTCAGCGACGCTCCGCCGATGGTTTCTGGGCAATGGCGGCATTTGACCGACAAGGGCGCGTATCAAATCACCGGATATGCTACAAACAGCCGTCGAATTTCGCGGTTTAGCGGCGTTCCAACCAGCGAAAAGGACGCTCGCGGTTACATTTTTGCAAATGGGCGGTTTCAATTCAGCCCTGAGTGGAGTTTAACCGGTTCAGTCCGCGCCGCGAGCGACCGCACATTCCTGCGCCGCTACGATATTAGCCGTGATGACCGGCTGCGCTCGACGGTCAATCTCGAACGTATTTCCAACACATCCTACTTGTCGATAGCTGGCTGGGCAACGCAGACCTTGCGGCTCAATCAGCCGCAAGGCCAAGTTCCCTTGGTCCTGCCCGTTATCGATTATCGCAAACGCATCTCTGATCCTACGGGCCTTGGTGGCACTTTGGAATTGCAGGCGAACACGCTCGCCCTGTTCCGAGACCAAGGCCAAGATACACAGCGCGCTTTTGCCGGGGCTCGTTGGGATATGAAGCGACTGACCAATCTGGGCCAAGTCATTACACTGACCGGCATGGTTCGCGGCGATGTCTATTACAGCGACGAAAACGCATTCACCAACACAGCGATCTACCGCGGCCAGTCCGGTTGGCAAGGGCGCGGTATTGCGGTCGCTGCACTCGACATGGAATGGCCATTTGTAGGCGAAGCATTCGGCGGAACGCAGGTCTTCACTCCGCGCGTTCAGTTTGTGGCGAGCCCGCCCATTCGCAACCTCGCGGTGCCCAATGAAGATGCGCGGGCAATCGATCTGGAAGATTCCAACCTTTTCGCGCTCAACCGCTTTCCTGGTTATGACCGAGTCGAGGATGGCGCGCGCATTACATATGGTTTCGACTGGGAATTGCAGCGTCCCGGTTGGCGCGTAAAAACGACATTGGGCCAGTCATACCGCCTAGATACAGATAACAACATCTTGGTCGACGGAACCGGGCTAAGTGGGCGTGTTTCGGATGTGGTCGGGCGAACCGAAGTGCGGTTCCGCGACTTCGTTAAACTCACGCACCGCTACAGGCTTGATAAAGATAATCTCGCCATTCGCCGTAATGAATTTGATGCCACTGTTGGCACTAGGCAAACCTATGCCGAGATCGGCTATTTGCGGCTAAACCGGGACATCGCCGCCGGGATCGAGGATTTACAAGATCGCGAAGAATTGCGCATTGCAACCCGTGTCGCGTTTGCAAAATATTGGTCTGTTTTCGGGTCAGGTGTGTTCAACCTGACTGACAGAAACGAAGACCCGACACTTAACTCAGATGGTTTCGAACCAGTGCGTACGCGGCTTGGGCTTGCCTATAGTGATGATTGTCTGGAACTTGGGCTAACCTGGCGGCGCGACTACGTTACATCCGGAGATGCCCAGCGCGGCGATACATTCCAGCTCTATTTTGCATTGCGTAATCTTGGCTTTCGTTAG
- a CDS encoding peptidylprolyl isomerase translates to MTFSKFFGSLAALGLAASPIALQAQDVATRTTENPLGIPADVNLLSDNDPNVRSATALVNGTVITGTDVDHRVALLVAQSEGELPPAELQRVRMQVLRNLIDETLQIQDANAQELPVSDAEVDQRYAQVASQNFSADPARMDSYLLGIGSSPASLKRQIRGEIAWTNVIRRNISPFVNVSEEEAREELARRASERGTEEYRLGEIYLSATIENREAVLENANQIVAQLQQGGNFVAYARQFSEASTSAVGGDLGFVRLNTLPSEMATRARQMSPGQLVGPFEVPGGLVIMYLIDKRQLGMADPRDAMLSLKQISIGFDPKSTDEQTNARVQLFTDAVARMRGCGDANAVAASIGAEVVENEIRARALPEQLQTPLLSIQVGQTTPPFGSVADGVRVLMLCGRDDPQSAAAATIEQIIEEKENERIQKRAQRYLRDLRSDAYIEYD, encoded by the coding sequence ATGACTTTTTCCAAGTTTTTTGGCAGTCTTGCCGCACTTGGCTTAGCAGCCAGCCCCATTGCCTTGCAGGCGCAGGATGTTGCGACTCGTACCACTGAAAATCCTCTCGGCATTCCTGCCGATGTAAACTTGCTGTCCGATAACGACCCGAATGTTCGGTCCGCCACGGCGTTGGTCAATGGCACAGTGATTACCGGAACTGACGTGGATCACCGCGTTGCTTTGCTAGTAGCCCAATCGGAAGGCGAATTACCGCCCGCAGAATTGCAGCGTGTGAGAATGCAAGTGCTGCGCAATTTGATCGACGAGACGCTGCAAATCCAGGATGCAAATGCACAGGAATTGCCCGTAAGCGATGCAGAAGTTGATCAACGATATGCGCAAGTCGCCAGCCAGAATTTCAGCGCTGACCCCGCCAGAATGGACAGCTACCTTCTGGGCATCGGCTCCTCGCCTGCATCACTAAAACGGCAAATTCGCGGTGAAATTGCGTGGACGAATGTCATTCGTCGTAACATCTCTCCGTTTGTAAACGTTTCCGAGGAAGAGGCGCGCGAGGAACTGGCACGCCGCGCATCCGAGCGTGGTACCGAAGAATATCGTTTGGGGGAAATCTACCTCAGCGCGACCATAGAGAATAGGGAAGCGGTTCTCGAAAACGCGAACCAGATCGTAGCGCAATTGCAACAAGGCGGCAATTTTGTAGCCTATGCCCGCCAGTTTTCTGAAGCTTCAACTTCTGCGGTCGGAGGAGACTTGGGTTTCGTCCGGCTCAATACACTGCCGAGTGAAATGGCCACACGCGCCCGTCAAATGTCCCCAGGGCAGCTAGTCGGACCGTTTGAAGTTCCTGGCGGTCTTGTGATCATGTATCTAATCGACAAGAGGCAACTCGGTATGGCTGATCCGCGCGATGCGATGCTTAGCCTAAAGCAAATCTCCATCGGATTTGACCCCAAATCAACCGACGAACAAACCAACGCACGCGTACAATTGTTTACCGATGCGGTCGCGCGGATGCGAGGGTGCGGAGATGCAAATGCCGTTGCGGCGTCAATAGGTGCCGAAGTGGTAGAAAATGAAATCCGCGCGCGCGCGCTACCGGAACAATTGCAAACACCGCTGCTCAGCATTCAAGTAGGACAAACGACTCCTCCGTTCGGTTCCGTTGCAGACGGCGTCCGGGTGCTAATGCTGTGTGGGCGCGATGATCCCCAATCAGCGGCAGCCGCTACAATTGAGCAAATCATCGAAGAGAAGGAGAATGAGCGCATTCAGAAACGTGCTCAACGCTATCTCCGCGATCTACGCAGCGACGCCTATATCGAGTACGACTGA
- the pdxA gene encoding 4-hydroxythreonine-4-phosphate dehydrogenase PdxA, with protein MGNPPKTMGPIALSIGDPAGVGPEIIALAWNVRKQAALAPFFAVGGASVLAAAAQQRGLDMPLRHVSSISEACEVFDECMPVFGAIDSHYSPGKPSEEGARLALASLRGATKLAVGEKVSAIATAPIAKSRLAEIGFTHPGQTEYLARACGLADEQAVMMLAGPQLKAIPLTVHCALSDVPGLITADLIIQRTRIAVAALRRDFGLEQPRIAIAGLNPHAGEGGKFGSEELEIIVPAIAALRSQGIDATGPHPADAMFAPHARGNYDVALCMYHDQALIPVKALDFDQGVNVTLGLPIIRTSPDHGTAFDIAGKNIANAGAMIAAIKMAGDCATRRARQN; from the coding sequence ATGGGCAATCCGCCCAAAACCATGGGGCCGATAGCGCTTTCAATTGGTGATCCCGCCGGGGTCGGCCCTGAAATCATTGCGCTGGCATGGAATGTACGCAAGCAGGCAGCGCTTGCGCCATTCTTTGCAGTGGGCGGAGCAAGCGTGCTGGCCGCCGCCGCACAGCAGCGCGGCTTGGACATGCCGTTACGCCATGTTTCATCAATCAGCGAAGCTTGCGAAGTTTTTGACGAGTGCATGCCTGTATTCGGAGCGATCGATTCGCATTACAGCCCAGGTAAGCCGTCAGAAGAAGGCGCGCGCCTCGCGCTTGCATCACTCCGCGGGGCGACCAAACTGGCAGTGGGCGAAAAAGTTTCGGCAATCGCGACCGCTCCAATCGCAAAATCACGGCTTGCGGAAATTGGTTTCACCCATCCGGGCCAAACCGAATATCTGGCGCGTGCTTGCGGCCTGGCAGATGAGCAGGCGGTCATGATGCTTGCCGGACCACAGCTTAAGGCTATTCCGCTGACGGTGCATTGCGCTCTTTCGGATGTACCCGGTTTAATAACTGCAGACTTGATCATCCAGCGCACTCGCATCGCTGTCGCAGCGTTGCGGCGCGATTTTGGGCTTGAGCAACCAAGGATAGCAATTGCAGGATTGAATCCGCATGCAGGAGAGGGCGGCAAATTTGGCAGCGAAGAGCTGGAGATCATTGTCCCGGCTATTGCAGCCCTGCGCAGTCAAGGCATTGATGCAACCGGCCCGCATCCGGCAGACGCAATGTTCGCGCCGCACGCTCGCGGTAATTATGACGTGGCGCTGTGCATGTATCACGATCAGGCATTGATCCCGGTTAAGGCGCTCGATTTCGACCAAGGTGTGAACGTTACGCTTGGGCTGCCAATTATTCGCACCTCGCCCGATCACGGAACGGCCTTTGATATTGCAGGCAAAAACATTGCCAATGCAGGCGCGATGATTGCGGCAATTAAGATGGCGGGCGATTGCGCAACGCGCCGGGCACGGCAGAATTGA
- the rsmA gene encoding 16S rRNA (adenine(1518)-N(6)/adenine(1519)-N(6))-dimethyltransferase RsmA, whose amino-acid sequence MTDLPPLREVIAKHGLSASKALGQNFLFDEQLLDRIAALSGNLEGKAVLEIGPGPGGLTRALLRAGARVTAIEMDTRCLPALAELDDAFPGQLKVIQGDAMKIDHTQLMGETYAVVANLPYNVGTALFVNWLGGEQWPPRWSSLTLMFQQEVAKRIVSAPGGSAYGRLAVLAQWRSSARLAMKVHRSAFTPPPKVMSAIVHVEPKEMPGGVSAQVLERITAASFGQRRKMLRQSLKSVPGALDALAKLGIDETRRAETLTVAEFVEVARVLT is encoded by the coding sequence TTGACCGACCTACCCCCCTTGCGTGAAGTGATTGCAAAGCACGGCCTCAGCGCATCCAAAGCGCTTGGCCAGAACTTCCTGTTTGACGAGCAGTTGCTGGATCGAATTGCCGCATTATCCGGGAATCTCGAAGGTAAGGCCGTGCTCGAAATCGGCCCTGGTCCCGGCGGCTTAACCCGCGCGTTGCTGCGTGCTGGTGCCCGCGTGACGGCAATCGAGATGGATACCCGCTGCCTCCCCGCCCTGGCTGAATTGGACGATGCTTTTCCGGGGCAGTTAAAAGTAATCCAAGGCGATGCGATGAAAATCGATCACACACAGCTTATGGGCGAAACTTACGCCGTAGTTGCGAATTTGCCCTACAATGTTGGCACCGCGCTATTTGTGAATTGGCTCGGCGGGGAGCAATGGCCACCGCGTTGGAGCTCGCTGACGCTGATGTTCCAGCAGGAGGTTGCCAAGCGCATCGTGTCAGCACCCGGCGGGAGCGCTTATGGCCGGCTTGCTGTGCTGGCCCAGTGGCGTTCATCCGCAAGACTCGCAATGAAAGTCCATCGCAGCGCGTTTACTCCGCCGCCCAAAGTTATGAGCGCGATCGTGCATGTTGAGCCTAAAGAGATGCCAGGCGGTGTCTCGGCGCAAGTACTGGAGCGGATAACGGCCGCATCATTCGGTCAGCGGCGTAAGATGCTTCGTCAAAGCCTCAAATCGGTGCCAGGCGCGCTCGACGCCTTGGCAAAGCTTGGGATTGACGAAACACGGCGCGCGGAGACGCTAACGGTCGCGGAATTCGTTGAGGTTGCGCGAGTTTTAACTTGA
- a CDS encoding DUF6481 family protein, with product MPSFSQPSFQERTQMAAKAKQAALKKLKAKPPVSEEVLAERKAAAEAREAAKAKAREEKRAAAEKVKADAEAKRVAEAKAKAEAEAEAAANAPPELTEEEKKAIRDARYAARKQRKKKKR from the coding sequence ATGCCGTCTTTCTCACAACCAAGCTTTCAAGAACGTACTCAAATGGCCGCTAAAGCCAAACAAGCGGCGCTAAAAAAGCTGAAGGCCAAACCTCCGGTCAGCGAAGAAGTGCTCGCCGAGCGCAAGGCCGCTGCAGAAGCGCGCGAGGCGGCAAAAGCCAAGGCTCGCGAAGAGAAACGCGCTGCAGCTGAAAAAGTAAAGGCTGATGCTGAAGCGAAGAGAGTAGCCGAAGCGAAAGCAAAAGCAGAAGCTGAAGCAGAAGCAGCCGCAAATGCTCCGCCCGAGCTTACCGAAGAAGAGAAGAAGGCAATCCGCGACGCTCGCTACGCCGCCCGCAAGCAGCGCAAGAAAAAGAAGCGCTAA
- a CDS encoding malate synthase G, with product MSDIATRAGLQIDRQLAEFLEIEVLGPLGRDVDAFWTGFAALLDRFAPRNRQLLEKRQSLQTQIDSWHRQHRGQDHNPEAYRHFLEEIGYLVPEPGDFTIGTQNVDPEIATMAGPQLVVPILNARFLLNAANARWGSLYDAFYGTDALQDAPEAQQAGYCPVRGAAVIAAGRQFLDEALPLVGQSWADMADEDDGKLEDEAQYIGKTASGLLFKNNGLHIEVVFDRESPIGSTDKAGIADIILESALTTIADCEDSVAAVDAEDKLLAYTNWLGIIRGDLEESFQKGGNTLTRQLAPNKEYAAADGSAQSLSGRSLMFVRNVGHLMTNPAIHLPDGGEIPEGIMDAVFTSAISALDVENRTKFGNSHNGSIYIVKPKMHGPEECGFTNDLFDAVEDLLGLPRHTIKVGVMDEERRTSANLASCIYAVKDRIVFINTGFLDRTGDEIHTSMQAGPMVRKGEMKSSAWLKAYEARNVGVGLRHGLSGKAQIGKGMWAAPDLMAQMMREKIAHLNAGANTAWVPSPTAATLHALHYHQKDVFEVQKGLGDVPSLELLLQIPLAKGANWCEEEIREELDNNAQGLLGYVVRWIDAGVGCSKVPDINDVGLMEDRATLRISSQHMANWLLHGVCTKEQVMDSLHRMAAKVDAQNAGDPTYEPMAGNWDGVAFKAACDLVFEGEEQPSGYTEPLLHKWRLVKKAG from the coding sequence ATGAGCGATATCGCGACACGTGCCGGGCTGCAGATTGACCGCCAGCTGGCCGAATTTCTGGAAATCGAAGTCTTGGGGCCGCTGGGCCGCGATGTAGACGCATTTTGGACCGGCTTCGCAGCTTTGCTGGATCGTTTCGCCCCGCGAAACCGGCAATTACTGGAAAAGCGCCAGTCGCTTCAGACACAGATTGATAGTTGGCACCGGCAACATCGCGGGCAAGACCACAATCCCGAAGCCTATCGCCATTTTCTCGAAGAGATCGGCTATCTGGTGCCTGAACCGGGCGACTTCACTATCGGTACGCAGAATGTCGATCCTGAAATCGCCACAATGGCCGGTCCGCAATTGGTGGTGCCGATTCTAAATGCGCGCTTCCTGCTCAATGCCGCCAATGCGCGCTGGGGCAGCCTGTATGATGCGTTTTATGGAACCGATGCGCTTCAGGATGCACCCGAAGCGCAGCAAGCGGGATATTGCCCGGTGCGCGGCGCGGCGGTGATCGCGGCTGGACGCCAATTTCTCGATGAGGCGCTACCGCTGGTAGGGCAAAGTTGGGCCGATATGGCCGACGAAGATGACGGCAAACTGGAGGACGAGGCCCAGTATATTGGCAAAACTGCCAGCGGCTTGCTGTTCAAAAACAACGGCCTGCACATCGAGGTCGTGTTCGACCGTGAGAGCCCGATCGGCAGCACCGACAAAGCTGGCATTGCAGACATCATTCTCGAAAGCGCGCTGACCACTATCGCTGATTGCGAAGATTCGGTTGCGGCGGTGGACGCCGAGGATAAATTGCTCGCCTATACCAATTGGCTGGGCATCATTCGCGGTGATCTGGAAGAAAGCTTTCAGAAAGGCGGTAATACACTCACGCGCCAGCTGGCTCCGAACAAAGAGTACGCCGCAGCCGACGGCAGCGCGCAAAGCTTAAGCGGCCGCAGCCTGATGTTTGTTCGCAATGTAGGCCACTTAATGACCAATCCGGCGATTCATTTGCCCGATGGCGGCGAAATTCCCGAAGGCATTATGGACGCGGTTTTCACCAGCGCAATCAGCGCGTTGGACGTAGAAAACCGCACAAAATTCGGCAATAGTCACAACGGCTCGATCTATATCGTAAAACCCAAAATGCATGGGCCGGAGGAATGCGGATTTACCAATGATCTGTTCGATGCGGTAGAGGATCTGCTTGGCCTCCCGCGCCACACGATCAAGGTCGGAGTGATGGATGAAGAACGCCGGACCAGCGCCAACCTTGCCAGCTGTATCTATGCGGTGAAGGACCGGATTGTGTTCATCAACACGGGCTTCCTCGACCGCACTGGCGACGAAATTCACACTTCTATGCAAGCAGGCCCGATGGTTCGCAAAGGAGAGATGAAATCGAGTGCCTGGCTGAAAGCTTACGAGGCACGCAATGTTGGTGTGGGCCTGAGGCATGGCCTGTCAGGCAAAGCGCAAATCGGCAAAGGCATGTGGGCTGCGCCAGATTTGATGGCGCAAATGATGCGTGAGAAAATCGCGCATCTAAACGCTGGCGCGAATACGGCATGGGTTCCGTCGCCGACTGCCGCAACACTCCACGCGCTGCATTACCACCAGAAGGATGTGTTTGAAGTGCAAAAGGGGCTGGGCGATGTTCCGAGCCTTGAACTGCTGCTTCAAATTCCACTGGCCAAGGGCGCAAATTGGTGTGAGGAAGAAATTCGCGAGGAGCTTGATAACAACGCGCAGGGCTTGCTCGGTTATGTTGTCCGGTGGATTGATGCAGGCGTTGGTTGCTCAAAAGTGCCCGACATCAACGATGTGGGCTTGATGGAAGACCGTGCGACTTTGCGAATTTCCTCACAGCACATGGCCAATTGGCTGCTCCACGGTGTGTGTACGAAGGAGCAAGTGATGGATTCGCTCCACAGAATGGCTGCGAAAGTGGACGCGCAGAACGCAGGCGACCCAACTTATGAGCCGATGGCCGGCAATTGGGACGGCGTTGCCTTCAAGGCTGCTTGCGATCTGGTGTTTGAAGGCGAAGAGCAGCCAAGCGGTTATACCGAGCCGCTGCTTCACAAATGGCGGCTGGTGAAAAAGGCTGGATAA
- a CDS encoding hydrolase: MKQLDAKYEALIDPIDQDLMLGEAQAWSAVNTGTANLDGLATMASTLADAFSALPGEVQLVDPAPVTAMGADGREFEKQHGQHLTMSVRPDAQRRLLFTGHMDTVFPKDSDFQRQTWLDDATLVGPGLADMKGGIAVFLHALKALEQSDIAANIGYDILINSDEETGSLASAALIEQMAQGKFAALTYEPSALPDGTLAHARGGSGNYSLTITGKSAHAGRNPQDGRNAIVAAAALVLGLKELQNSECPVNPAKIEGGAANNVVPDHAVLRFNIRPKSPNSATQFEAALAALIGHVRQAHEVDIHQHGGISRPPKPVDRKAQALFDLVRDCGASLGQEIGWQSTGGVCDGNNIASCGVPVVDTMGVRGGAIHSADEFLIVKSLSERAALSALVIHRIASGEEL, translated from the coding sequence ATGAAACAACTTGATGCCAAATATGAAGCGCTGATCGATCCGATTGATCAGGATTTGATGCTGGGCGAAGCGCAGGCATGGAGTGCGGTCAACACCGGCACCGCCAATCTTGACGGCTTGGCCACAATGGCCAGCACGCTGGCCGATGCATTCTCGGCATTACCCGGCGAAGTTCAATTGGTTGACCCAGCGCCCGTAACCGCGATGGGCGCTGATGGCCGAGAATTTGAGAAACAGCACGGCCAGCACTTGACTATGAGCGTGCGGCCAGACGCACAGCGGCGGCTGCTGTTCACAGGTCACATGGACACGGTCTTTCCCAAAGACAGCGACTTTCAGCGCCAGACATGGCTAGATGATGCAACATTGGTCGGACCCGGCCTTGCCGATATGAAAGGCGGGATCGCGGTATTCCTCCACGCACTTAAAGCCCTTGAGCAAAGCGATATAGCGGCAAATATTGGCTATGATATTCTGATCAATTCGGATGAGGAAACAGGTTCGCTCGCATCCGCTGCGCTAATCGAGCAAATGGCGCAGGGAAAGTTCGCGGCGCTTACTTACGAGCCAAGCGCGCTGCCCGATGGAACTTTGGCCCACGCACGCGGCGGCAGTGGCAATTACTCGCTGACAATTACGGGTAAATCGGCTCATGCAGGGCGCAATCCGCAAGATGGCCGCAATGCGATCGTCGCAGCGGCTGCACTGGTCTTGGGGCTCAAGGAACTCCAGAACAGCGAATGTCCGGTTAATCCAGCCAAGATTGAAGGCGGCGCGGCCAATAATGTCGTACCCGATCACGCCGTATTGCGCTTTAATATCCGGCCAAAAAGCCCCAATTCAGCGACGCAATTCGAGGCCGCACTTGCTGCACTAATTGGCCACGTCCGGCAGGCGCACGAAGTCGACATCCATCAGCATGGCGGCATTTCGCGCCCTCCCAAACCAGTAGACCGCAAGGCGCAGGCGCTGTTCGATCTGGTGCGTGATTGCGGAGCATCGCTCGGGCAGGAAATCGGATGGCAATCGACAGGCGGTGTGTGCGATGGCAACAATATCGCATCCTGCGGCGTGCCTGTCGTGGATACGATGGGCGTGCGCGGCGGAGCAATCCATTCTGCCGATGAATTCTTGATTGTGAAATCCCTGTCTGAACGTGCGGCTTTATCCGCACTCGTCATCCACCGAATTGCTTCGGGAGAAGAGCTTTGA
- a CDS encoding arginine N-succinyltransferase has protein sequence MTFRMRAARAADLEPLYEMAKLTGGGFTNLPADRAALGAKLERAEASFADTEDGLKDEQFVLVLENVETGAVRGTCQLFTQVGQQWPFYSYRMTTLTQHSQELDRTVRAEMLALSTDLEGSSEVGGLFLHPNERAGGLGLLLARSRYLFVAMHRKRFADRILAELRGIIDDRGGSPFWDGVAGRFFGMSFQEADYFNAINGNQFIADLMPKHPVYIAMLNDDARSVIGLPHPTGRAAMRMLENEGFAAEGYVDIFDGGPSMTARTDNVKSIAGSVPAKVSGVDLDKGEKVLVATGNLSEFRCSYGARVMLEDGTIALDSQSADNLDVKPGDTVWSVER, from the coding sequence TTGACTTTCCGTATGCGCGCCGCGCGCGCCGCCGACCTCGAACCACTTTATGAAATGGCCAAGCTAACCGGCGGCGGGTTTACCAATTTACCCGCTGACCGCGCCGCTCTTGGCGCAAAACTGGAGCGCGCCGAAGCATCCTTTGCAGACACCGAAGACGGGCTGAAAGACGAACAATTCGTGCTGGTCCTGGAAAATGTTGAAACCGGCGCGGTTCGCGGCACTTGCCAGCTGTTCACACAGGTCGGCCAGCAATGGCCGTTCTATTCCTACCGTATGACTACCCTGACCCAGCATTCGCAAGAACTGGACCGGACAGTCCGCGCAGAAATGCTCGCCCTGTCGACCGATTTGGAAGGGTCAAGCGAAGTCGGCGGATTGTTTCTCCATCCTAATGAACGTGCTGGCGGGCTTGGCCTGTTGCTCGCCCGCAGCCGGTATTTGTTCGTCGCGATGCACCGCAAACGCTTTGCCGACCGGATATTGGCGGAATTACGCGGTATTATCGACGATCGCGGCGGTTCACCATTCTGGGACGGCGTTGCTGGGCGTTTCTTCGGCATGTCGTTTCAAGAAGCGGATTATTTCAACGCCATCAATGGCAACCAGTTCATCGCTGATCTGATGCCTAAACATCCGGTTTATATCGCGATGCTGAATGATGATGCCCGCAGCGTGATCGGCCTGCCGCACCCTACCGGACGGGCCGCAATGCGTATGCTCGAGAATGAAGGTTTCGCGGCCGAGGGCTATGTCGATATTTTCGATGGCGGACCAAGCATGACCGCCCGCACCGACAATGTGAAAAGCATCGCCGGCTCGGTGCCAGCCAAAGTGTCTGGTGTCGATTTGGACAAAGGCGAGAAAGTCCTTGTCGCGACAGGCAATTTGTCCGAGTTCCGCTGCAGCTACGGCGCACGGGTAATGCTGGAAGACGGTACGATCGCGCTCGATTCTCAATCGGCAGACAATTTGGATGTCAAACCGGGCGACACCGTATGGAGTGTTGAACGTTGA